Proteins encoded within one genomic window of Triticum aestivum cultivar Chinese Spring chromosome 2D, IWGSC CS RefSeq v2.1, whole genome shotgun sequence:
- the LOC123049736 gene encoding uncharacterized protein gives MKKQGNIGYISSMREGRRRTKIRIRNKSFLLRRRNEYGTFTWSEGRMTKTTSLYREMSARVRLRLALDQYSDLKSRGMLRWEAYKKNRVSINTALRTIGEAIMRLRKRRVEAGLFYLVPQADRAAIQVRTHLFCMPLKEALRKRRLELKKRKQLLDAYNNSQKSTAYSNAVSLMRASVKRILFYTLSSVVLGCAIVFF, from the exons ATGAAGAAGCAGGGAAACATCGGCTACATAAGTTCGATGAG GGAAGGACGGAGGAGAACAAAGATCAGGATTCGTAATAAAAGTTTCTTGCTTCGACGTCGTAACGAGTATGGCACCTTCACATGGAGTGAAGGCCGTATGACCAAGACCACATCTTTGTACCGTGAAATGTCTGCTCGCGTGCGTCTAAGGTTGGCACTGGACCAGTACTCTGATCTCAAGAGCAGAGGGATGCTTAGGTGGGAGGCTTACAAAAAAAATCGCGTGAGCATCAACACCGCATTACGGACCATCGGGGAGGCCATTATGAGATTAAGAAAACGTCGTGTGGAGGCCGGGCTATTCTACTTGGTGCCACAAGCAGATAGGGCCGCGATACAAGTCCGCACCCACTTATTCTGTATGCCTTTGAAAGAGGCGCTAAGAAAACGACGCCTAGAACTCAAAAAGAGGAAGCAACTCCTGGACGCATACAATAATTCTCAGAAATCTACCGCCTATAGCAACGCCGTCTCCCTAATGCGAGCATCAGTAAAGAGAATTTTGTTCTATACTCTATCCTCTGTTGTATTAGGTTGTGCGATAGTATTCTTTTGA